In the genome of Odontesthes bonariensis isolate fOdoBon6 chromosome 20, fOdoBon6.hap1, whole genome shotgun sequence, the window TTCAGAgagttgaaaataaaaatcagtccTTTATTCGACAATTAAAACAAATGAACTTTTACAACCAGACAGCAGACAGTGAGAGGTCAACAGATGAGGAAGAAATGGCATGAAACTCAGGAACGAGTGAACTCGAAATGCTAGTTGACTCCTGAAGAAAAAGTGACTCAATAAATCTGTGGATTAACTCTTGATCGACATGTTGAGATGGTCTGGGGTCCTGTGGTTAATTAGACAACTTCAAAATGAATATTAGGTAGTGCAGTTTTCGCAGATCAAGATATCCGTGCATTCACAGATCAAATGAAGGCTTCTGAAAACCGTTTCTGTCAAACAAACCTCTCTGTCGCAGCGACAGCAAAAACTTTTGGAGTCACAAAAAGACGGTTTTCACTCAAACTTTAAGCACAAACACTTCAcaggtttttttaaatattaaaattGGCTTTTGTAAACAGCAACTTGGGGGACAGTGCTTTACAGCAAGTGCATTATTCATGTTGTATATGTGCTTCTGTGTGTATGGCTGCAACAAGGTGAAGGGAAAGGTTCTTTTGTGGTGGTCTGGTAACGGCTTAAAGGCAGAGCGAGGTTCTGCTCCCTGTATGTTCACAGTTTAATGGTCCAAACAGATTAAGAAGCCAAACATCCGGCGCGGAGTTTCTTTTCCCATTCACTTCTGTCTTCTTGTCTTGTGGCGGTTCACCGCTGCTGCTACCGCGCTGTGACCATCCACAGGCCCAGCGCCACGTTGGCTGCCAGCAGGGCGCTGCCTGCCAGCAACAGGAAGAAACCAATTAGCTCGCGCTTCTGACGGTCTGTTACCACAGTAACCAGCGTGGCCTCCAGCAGAGCGTTCAGCATCCACTGACCGTCCAGAGCGAAGCAGGGCACGGAGTTGACTACTGCTAATGCACCAGAGAGGGACACCACATATCTGAGGCGCAGGACAGCTCAGGACAAGTCACCCAATAAAACACAGGTTTCCATTTAATGTCTTCATTATTCTCACCGGAAGAGGTGGTTTAGGTCCATAAACATTTTCTGACACAGTCTGACGAGCAGCTTTTTCATTCCACTTTTTATTTGGACTATAATGGTGTTTTTATCATTTACTTTTGTACCAAATCTCATTTTATACTGCATATTCACACCCGATCCACCACTGAAGTCTGAAAGTAGGCTGAAAACCAGAGGGGGTGCAGTACTTCCATTATTTATTGAATGAAATAGTTACTTAAGCCCAGATAAGCAGCAGGAAAAGGATGGATAGAAATAATACACTAACTATGAcacagtcatttaaagagtcTACTGTATGTTTTAATTACAGGTTAACAGCTTTTTAAAGCGGTTGATTGTTTTTAGTCAATATTGGTTCAACGTTTTAGCTGAAGCTGAACAAAATACTCTAAAATGGAGATGGACCCACTATTTAAGCACCCAAGCATCTAAAAACAGGAGACTTTACTGTATTCTGGCTGCTGAGATTCCAGTGGATGAGTGAAAAACTGCTGGAGGCTGCTTAGTATCGTCGCTACTCATACTTCAGACGACCAGGCAGCCATTAAATACGCTACAAGGTGATGTGATCGGTAAAAGCCGGGACAACAAATGAGGTGTTTCAGGTTTCAGGAGGAGTGTAATCTGTGGGAGCGAATAACTTCATCTTAGCCTGAAACCCACAGCAACTCAAACTACAATCCAACTTTAAATAACACACAGCAATATCCATTTCAAGTTTGTTtcagagatgtaaaaaaaatcccattttaGTCCTCCAggcaccaattttttttttggttcaggTGACAGATTTGAAGCTGATGAACAACTGGAAATAAAGCAGCAGAATAAGAAGGGGCTGCTCACCaacaataaaaggaaaaagttgCCTGCTTCTGTCACACCATCAGTGGGTTGTGGAGGGCGAATTTAAAGCAAAACTTGAATTTGTCAGAGGAAATAACTCATCGTGTTTcttaaaaatgaattaaagtTTAATTGATTGATAATAatgtaatgtttgttttttttttagctgcttcCTTCCTTTAATGGAAAATATTGCTTTTGATCTTATTCGTGCTACTAATTCAGTTTGTGTACTTCTTCTTATTGACTCGTGCAGTTCGTGGCTTGTGGTGCGTATTTCTCACCATCCTGTTCGTACAACTTGATGATGACGAGTCGTTCAACAGTCTCTTATAACATGTTCCAGTCAGCAGAGCCACAATACTTTTCTGCTGACAAGGCAAAAAGAATCTACAACTGATAACAAACTGCaactaaaattatttaaatgtgcCGACCTGTAATTAAAGTGCctctaaaaatgtttaaaaaaaaaaaagaaaaaaagggatcAGACATTTGGAAATCAAATTAAACTTAATTAGTGGAATATAACCAAAGTACTCTTCTAAAGCCACGCATCCATCACCTCATAGTCCTGTAGATAGAAAAGGATACTTGCAGAAGGTCTCCAAGAAGACGGGCAGGTCCAGGTGGAGGAACCCAAAGCGGGGGATGAAGTTGGTCAGACTTACTGGGAAAGACAAAACAGGAATCAGGGGGGTGATAATTTCATGAATCCGTTGCAACTGTTCAGACGAGACAAGCCTCCTCCTGCTCATTATAAGAGTCCGCTCAACACCTACAACATCAAGTCAGCACTCATTATGTGGATATTACTGTTTACAGTTAGCTGTGGGTGGTGTAAGCCTTCCTGAAAGGTGGAGCCTCCCAAGCAAAAACTGAATCTAAACGTAAAAAAGGAAGAGTTCACCTACAAGTTAAGATCATTGAACATCTGCGTGCGTACGTACGTACCGGCGTACTGCAGGTGGGGCGGATACCCCACAAACAGCATGTGTGTGTTGGGCGGGTGCGTGACACGGATGAAGCGCGTCTGGTTCTCCAAAGAGGGCGTGACGCAGACGCTGGTGGCGTGGGAGTGCGCGGCGCAGTCGCCGTCGCTGTGGCACACCGGCGTCCCCGTCACCATCTTGCGCACCGGCATACAGGCGTACTGCAGCCACAGAGGACACACGGCAACTTTCACTTATCTCCACGTCGGCTATCTCTTGTTTCCTTCATGTTTGTCTGCGCTCGGCTTCTTTTTCACATTTGCACGTTTTAATCTCCCGACTGAGTCACCAGCTTCTTTTTCCTGCGCTGTTTTGCATTCATTCAAAATTCCTGTGCTTCATAAACAACGCACCGTCGACCATTTCTTTCTGCGGATAACACTTGGGAACAGTACAAAGCCAGCTTTTTTAAGATTCTTACTCATCACAGACAGTTAAGTCACACCTCCGTGAAGAAGAAAATCTGTTTAAGCAACAACATTCAGAAGCTGACTGAGCCCTGCAGCAAAAAGTCTGACTCACACAGACGCTGATGATCTCCTCGATCGTGGAGTCAGTCGGGGATCacgtgacaaaaaaaaaatgaggaagGACACCGAGACGGACTAAAACTTCTGCTCACTACCGTTGCTACAAACTCAGTCTGTCCAcgcaaaacagcaataaaagCAAAGCGAATAAAGAAGGTAAAATGAATGCGCTGCTCACACGATGAGCTGTCACAAAAAGCCTCTGTGTGCGCGTCACCTCTCTGTCCCTGCTCTTCCTGCCGTGCGGTTTGTTGTAGGAGAAGCAGAGGTCCGTCAGGCTGTTGTTGCTGCAGCAGTCCATCGTTCCATCCAGACGCTTGAAAGCTAgcggagaaagagaaaaagacgaTAACGGTGGATCTCACAGGAGAGAAGATGTCCTGCAGTGAAAGGAACATCTCTCTTTAATTTCACCCTCAGCatgaagctggaccttctgctaACACTtgttataaaatatatatatatatatatatatatatatatatatgttgagCTGAGTTGATTGCTGGCCAATCAGAACTTTTGTTGCTGCTCTGTGGGTCTGACCTAATTTCAGTTAATTCAATGCCAGCTGAAAGGCGTCGGGTCTCCTTagaaaaacacttaaaacatcTTCGGTTTGGACACCAACCTCGCCCGTGAGCCCAGCTGGGCTGCAGGCTGGCAGCAGGGACACAGTATCCCGTCTGCGGGGTGTTAGAGAGGTGAGACAGGCAGCTGGTCCAATCCTCAACCCCCCTGACGGGACAGTCCTCAAGCGCCGTCACGATGTCCCCGACCGACAGCCCCCTGGGCCCGTCAGCTGCAGATCCCTGcacacaagcaaaaaaaaaaaactttgttcaAATGG includes:
- the mbtps2 gene encoding membrane-bound transcription factor site-2 protease isoform X1 produces the protein MIPVPLLLCVMAGWCAVYLADTLLRSSATHRINYESWLASRGLMLSPFHLRWQTTMFNWLFAHCARINPRALYLWFNSGLVFGIAAMFGSVVLLIKTLQQTYAQMTTDNPRIGGQQALQVVVPGVNLPTGQLAYFFIALLLSGVIHELGHAVAALREQVRVNGFGIFVFVVYPGAFVDLFTTHLNLISPTQQLRIFCAGVWHNFVLCVSALAFLFLLPILLFPMYFTGAGALVNEVVQGSAADGPRGLSVGDIVTALEDCPVRGVEDWTSCLSHLSNTPQTGYCVPAASLQPSWAHGRAFKRLDGTMDCCSNNSLTDLCFSYNKPHGRKSRDREVTRTQRLFVTAHRYACMPVRKMVTGTPVCHSDGDCAAHSHATSVCVTPSLENQTRFIRVTHPPNTHMLFVGYPPHLQYAVSLTNFIPRFGFLHLDLPVFLETFCKYVVSLSGALAVVNSVPCFALDGQWMLNALLEATLVTVVTDRQKRELIGFFLLLAGSALLAANVALGLWMVTAR
- the mbtps2 gene encoding membrane-bound transcription factor site-2 protease isoform X2, whose amino-acid sequence is MIPVPLLLCVMAGWCAVYLADTLLRSSATHRINYESWLASRGLMLSPFHLRWQTTMFNWLFAHCARINPRALYLWFNSGLVFGIAAMFGSVVLLIKTLQQTYAQMTTDNPRIGGQQALQVVVPGVNLPTGQLAYFFIALLLSGVIHELGHAVAALREQVRVNGFGIFVFVVYPGAFVDLFTTHLNLISPTQQLRIFCAGVWHNFVLCVSALAFLFLLPILLFPMYFTGAGALVNEVVQGSAADGPRGLSVGDIVTALEDCPVRGVEDWTSCLSHLSNTPQTGYCVPAASLQPSWAHGRAFKRLDGTMDCCSNNSLTDLCFSYNKPHGRKSRDREYACMPVRKMVTGTPVCHSDGDCAAHSHATSVCVTPSLENQTRFIRVTHPPNTHMLFVGYPPHLQYAVSLTNFIPRFGFLHLDLPVFLETFCKYVVSLSGALAVVNSVPCFALDGQWMLNALLEATLVTVVTDRQKRELIGFFLLLAGSALLAANVALGLWMVTAR